One region of Deinococcus budaensis genomic DNA includes:
- a CDS encoding DUF402 domain-containing protein: MPPAEPVKTERHDVAARQHHTNTGVRPVQLYREHTHGLFVARDFVAHPRIRHWQAHLLPAPGLVVCRYDFHGAREHDFYLDIATITRAGHLWSVRDHYLDVIVQDGTAAEIVDTDELLAAHRAGFLGAAELHHAVTVAHGVLSGLARTRYDLGAWLAAQGVTLEWLPVPEYAVPEYAGA, from the coding sequence ATGCCCCCCGCCGAACCCGTCAAAACCGAACGTCATGACGTGGCCGCGCGGCAGCACCACACGAATACCGGCGTGCGCCCCGTCCAGCTTTACCGCGAGCACACCCACGGCCTGTTCGTCGCCCGCGACTTCGTGGCCCACCCGCGCATTCGCCACTGGCAGGCGCACCTGCTCCCGGCGCCTGGGCTGGTGGTCTGCCGCTACGATTTTCACGGGGCGCGCGAACACGACTTCTACCTCGACATCGCCACGATCACCCGCGCGGGTCACCTGTGGAGCGTGCGCGACCATTACCTCGACGTGATCGTGCAGGACGGCACGGCCGCCGAGATCGTGGACACCGACGAACTGCTCGCCGCGCACCGGGCCGGATTTCTGGGCGCGGCCGAGTTGCACCACGCGGTCACGGTGGCGCACGGCGTCCTCTCGGGTCTGGCCCGCACCCGCTATGACCTGGGCGCTTGGCTGGCCGCTCAGGGGGTCACGCTGGAATGGCTCCCGGTGCCTGAATACGCGGTGCCCGAATATGCGGGCGCGTAG
- a CDS encoding transglycosylase domain-containing protein — MFLRFLKLTGSLLLAGGVAAAGVGATYVTKWTRELPDYRELDTLSLGAETRVFARDGTPLGSLIPKIGEQAISRTLVRLDEISPFMTAALIANEDRRFFEHYGLDPYGIGRQFQRLAQGEEAQGGSTLTNQLIKNTLLYDEYKAARTPDRKIKEWLLSVQVERAFTKEEILRNYLNAIYWGDGGPVELYGIYSAAQAYFGKTPKQLSLAESAYLTVLVPSAGRYFNYEATRPLMKVLLDRMVEDKWVTRAQADAAWKEDLQPRGWQIRYEPDGTLKSAQLVDRTAKELKAVTSTRAPHFMGQVEGELLRRFGREKVYGSGGLRVYTTLDPKVQTGVETASREATGLPPGATLGAVVIDPYTSEVLGMVGQKLRGAAPPDDWNNAAQGQRQIGSTIKPLLYTTALSTGLDQTHREDDKPVSFPCEGCKNGVYEPKNFEGATTYRSMTIREALDRSLNLVTVRLADRIGLQTFFSKLRALDIPTNDGTGLAAALGAVETTPVKMAAAYAPFVNGGLYRSPRYVTRVTTARGEVLYDVANEVTKPRRVWTPQVAFLGLDMIRGVVNDWTTAQGGLAAQAKFGEWPVAGKTGTSNEVKDLWFVGTTPLYTGAVWVGKQQGGGNPDYYYSGVVNGPIWRRMMELAHSGKTPTKFVEPPGIVYADAPDPGYLPGVKVALLDPRYRDRANTLTEEDTPPPVVYREISWAPGTPDPRTRVVNLDRTTGRLATEFTPPENVVPRRIAIDDLPGYAPDPNPQPLRDEKPDPQAIKAIRSPGMTAADTTPPKAQPKAPEQSAP, encoded by the coding sequence GTGTTTCTGAGATTCCTCAAATTGACCGGTTCGCTGCTGCTGGCGGGCGGGGTGGCCGCCGCCGGGGTGGGCGCGACCTACGTGACCAAGTGGACCCGCGAGCTGCCCGACTACCGCGAACTCGACACCCTGAGCCTGGGGGCCGAGACGCGCGTGTTTGCGCGCGACGGCACGCCGCTGGGCAGCCTGATTCCCAAGATCGGGGAGCAGGCGATCAGCCGCACGCTGGTGCGGCTCGACGAGATCAGCCCCTTCATGACGGCGGCCCTGATCGCCAACGAGGACCGGCGGTTTTTCGAGCACTACGGCCTGGACCCCTACGGCATCGGGCGGCAGTTCCAGCGCCTCGCGCAGGGCGAAGAGGCCCAGGGCGGCTCGACCCTCACCAACCAGCTGATCAAGAACACCCTGCTGTACGACGAGTACAAGGCGGCCCGCACCCCCGACCGCAAGATCAAGGAATGGCTGCTCTCGGTGCAGGTCGAGCGCGCCTTTACCAAAGAAGAGATCCTGCGCAACTACCTCAACGCGATCTACTGGGGCGACGGCGGCCCGGTCGAGCTGTACGGCATCTACTCGGCGGCGCAGGCTTACTTCGGCAAGACGCCCAAGCAGCTCAGCCTCGCGGAAAGCGCGTACCTGACGGTGCTGGTGCCCAGCGCGGGGCGCTACTTCAACTACGAGGCGACCCGCCCGCTGATGAAGGTGCTGCTCGACCGCATGGTCGAGGACAAGTGGGTCACCCGGGCGCAGGCCGACGCCGCCTGGAAAGAAGACCTTCAGCCGCGCGGCTGGCAGATCCGCTACGAGCCGGACGGCACCCTGAAAAGCGCCCAGCTGGTCGACCGCACCGCCAAGGAACTCAAGGCCGTGACCAGCACCCGCGCGCCGCACTTCATGGGGCAGGTCGAGGGCGAGCTGCTGCGGCGCTTCGGGCGCGAGAAGGTGTACGGCTCGGGCGGCCTGCGGGTGTACACGACCCTTGACCCCAAGGTGCAGACGGGGGTGGAAACGGCCAGCCGCGAGGCCACCGGGCTGCCGCCGGGCGCGACGCTGGGCGCGGTCGTGATCGACCCCTACACCTCCGAGGTGCTGGGCATGGTGGGCCAGAAGCTGCGCGGCGCCGCGCCGCCCGACGACTGGAACAACGCCGCGCAGGGCCAGCGCCAGATCGGCTCGACCATCAAGCCGCTGCTGTACACCACCGCGCTCTCGACCGGGCTGGACCAGACCCACCGTGAGGACGACAAGCCGGTGTCCTTTCCGTGCGAGGGCTGCAAGAACGGGGTGTACGAACCCAAGAACTTCGAGGGCGCGACGACCTACCGCAGCATGACCATCCGGGAGGCGCTCGACCGCTCGCTGAACCTGGTGACCGTGCGCCTGGCCGACCGCATCGGCCTCCAGACTTTTTTCAGCAAGCTGCGGGCGCTCGACATCCCCACGAACGACGGCACCGGGCTGGCGGCGGCCCTGGGCGCGGTCGAGACGACGCCGGTGAAGATGGCGGCGGCCTACGCGCCCTTCGTGAACGGGGGCCTGTACCGCTCGCCGCGTTACGTCACCCGCGTCACCACCGCGCGCGGCGAGGTGCTCTACGACGTGGCCAACGAGGTCACCAAGCCCCGGCGGGTCTGGACGCCGCAGGTCGCCTTCCTGGGCCTGGATATGATCCGGGGCGTGGTCAACGACTGGACCACCGCGCAGGGCGGCCTGGCCGCGCAGGCCAAGTTCGGCGAGTGGCCGGTGGCGGGCAAGACCGGCACCAGCAACGAGGTCAAGGACCTGTGGTTCGTGGGCACCACGCCGCTGTACACCGGCGCCGTGTGGGTCGGCAAGCAGCAGGGCGGCGGCAACCCCGACTACTACTATTCGGGCGTGGTGAACGGCCCCATCTGGCGGCGCATGATGGAACTGGCCCACAGCGGCAAGACCCCGACCAAGTTCGTGGAACCGCCCGGCATCGTCTACGCCGACGCGCCGGACCCCGGCTACCTGCCGGGCGTGAAGGTGGCGCTGCTCGACCCGCGCTACCGCGACCGGGCCAACACGCTCACCGAGGAAGACACCCCGCCCCCGGTGGTGTACCGCGAGATCAGCTGGGCGCCGGGCACGCCCGACCCGCGCACCCGGGTCGTCAACCTCGACCGCACGACCGGGCGCCTGGCGACCGAGTTCACGCCGCCCGAGAACGTGGTGCCGCGCCGGATCGCCATCGACGACCTGCCCGGCTACGCGCCCGACCCCAATCCCCAGCCGCTGCGTGACGAGAAGCCTGATCCGCAGGCGATCAAGGCCATTCGCTCGCCGGGGATGACGGCGGCGGACACCACTCCGCCCAAAGCTCAGCCCAAGGCCCCGGAGCAGAGCGCCCCCTGA
- a CDS encoding nucleotidyltransferase domain-containing protein: MPAPSPTPRNPAAQASLEGALPAALARIAATPGVYAALWCGSAARGEADAHSDLDIHALVTGDHRWRSSFVAGGVPVEVFHNPARKVRAMLAQPDHATVAMFAGGRVLLPHPDLDALFGEARALYAAGPAPRPLTPAERHTLLDEVVEARAALTEPVHPLLVASAAGRLVRALYAARGWWEVKPRVWPRDLARRGAPEAGLLHAVLSEASAAERQTALEALAFSLLPGGLDYGESASEAQTVA; the protein is encoded by the coding sequence ATGCCCGCCCCCAGCCCCACTCCTCGCAACCCCGCCGCCCAGGCCAGTCTGGAAGGCGCCCTGCCCGCCGCCCTCGCCCGCATCGCGGCCACGCCGGGCGTGTACGCGGCGCTGTGGTGCGGCAGCGCGGCCCGGGGGGAGGCGGACGCCCACAGCGACCTCGACATTCACGCCCTGGTGACCGGGGACCACCGCTGGCGGTCCAGCTTCGTGGCGGGCGGCGTCCCGGTCGAGGTCTTTCACAACCCGGCGCGGAAGGTGCGGGCGATGCTCGCGCAGCCTGACCACGCCACCGTCGCCATGTTCGCCGGGGGACGGGTGCTGCTGCCGCACCCCGATCTGGACGCGCTGTTCGGGGAGGCCCGCGCTCTGTACGCGGCGGGTCCCGCCCCACGTCCCCTGACGCCCGCCGAGCGGCACACGCTGCTCGACGAGGTGGTGGAGGCGCGGGCGGCCCTGACGGAGCCGGTTCATCCCCTGCTGGTGGCGAGCGCCGCCGGGAGGCTGGTGCGGGCGCTCTACGCGGCGCGCGGCTGGTGGGAGGTCAAGCCGCGTGTCTGGCCGCGCGACCTGGCCCGGCGCGGCGCCCCGGAAGCTGGACTGCTGCACGCTGTTCTCAGCGAAGCCTCAGCCGCCGAGCGGCAGACGGCGCTGGAAGCCCTGGCCTTCTCCCTCCTGCCCGGCGGCCTGGACTACGGCGAGAGCGCGAGCGAAGCCCAGACGGTCGCCTGA
- a CDS encoding response regulator, translated as MEGMAYTILVADDEPAIRTLLEVLLSADGHEIVTVPDGRAALAYLRGHTPDALLLDVDLTQMNGFEVCSRVKRVGRLRGAAVLLLSRLDDDRTRTQARLAGADGLLAKPLSGPYLRGRVNELVQARRP; from the coding sequence ATGGAGGGTATGGCGTATACCATCCTCGTCGCGGACGACGAACCGGCCATCCGGACCCTGCTGGAGGTCCTGCTGTCGGCGGACGGGCATGAGATCGTCACGGTGCCGGACGGGCGCGCGGCGCTGGCCTACCTGCGCGGCCACACGCCCGACGCCCTGCTGCTGGACGTGGACCTGACCCAGATGAATGGCTTCGAGGTCTGCTCGCGGGTCAAGCGGGTGGGGAGATTGCGCGGGGCGGCGGTGCTGCTGCTCAGCCGCCTCGACGACGACCGCACCCGCACCCAGGCGCGGCTGGCCGGAGCGGACGGCCTGCTCGCCAAGCCCCTGAGCGGGCCTTACCTGCGCGGGCGCGTCAACGAGCTGGTGCAGGCCCGCCGCCCATGA
- the bshC gene encoding bacillithiol biosynthesis cysteine-adding enzyme BshC, giving the protein MTRSIAAAYRAGDLPAFFRLGPADLDTAAAQERPDVDRAALVSALREYHRDLGTLGPDVEAGLARLAHPASRVVVTGQQAGLLTGPAYSVHKGADAALLARQLDREDAPVVAVYWVASQDHDAAEVASTTLLDRAETLHRLTLDVPQGVPVGRVPWQPEWTAEVLGLLDRFDTAPEYREALRARVLRAVEPGGPRMGYADVFARLIHGLLAPAGLIVLDPLHPALARLMAPALSRELERPLDGPACIEAAAARLEQAGFTPQLRRPAGATNLFLEEEDGQRRLLRVRGGHFETDTRAYSAEELRGVLDADPSRLTPAAGLRPVVQDALLPTLAFVVGPGEIAYGAQLAEVYGLHGLRQPLLWPRLSVTWLEPPVARLLTRMGATAAQVQADPEGVLGRALARERGAAAASAERLAALDAELRALTGELSALDPTLAGAAERTRRRTTARVGHLQTLAVRALARQEDDRTRQLTRLRRHLLPGGVPQEREMNFLTFLLKHGDAPLRTLLALAPGTQAELAIA; this is encoded by the coding sequence TTGACGAGGAGCATCGCTGCGGCGTACCGGGCGGGCGACCTGCCCGCTTTTTTCCGGCTGGGACCCGCTGATCTGGACACGGCGGCGGCACAGGAGCGCCCCGACGTGGACCGCGCGGCCCTGGTCAGCGCCCTGCGCGAGTACCACCGCGACCTGGGCACGCTCGGCCCGGACGTGGAAGCGGGGCTGGCGCGGCTGGCCCATCCGGCCTCGCGGGTGGTCGTGACCGGGCAGCAGGCGGGGCTGCTGACTGGCCCGGCCTACAGCGTCCACAAGGGCGCGGACGCCGCGCTGCTCGCCCGGCAGCTTGACCGCGAGGACGCTCCGGTCGTGGCCGTGTACTGGGTCGCCAGCCAGGACCACGACGCCGCCGAGGTCGCCTCCACCACCCTGCTCGACCGCGCCGAGACGCTGCACCGCCTGACCCTGGATGTGCCGCAGGGGGTGCCGGTGGGCCGGGTACCCTGGCAGCCAGAATGGACCGCCGAGGTGCTGGGCCTGCTGGACCGCTTCGACACCGCGCCCGAGTACCGCGAGGCCCTGCGGGCGCGGGTGCTGCGGGCGGTGGAGCCGGGTGGTCCACGGATGGGCTACGCCGACGTGTTTGCGCGGCTGATTCACGGACTGCTCGCCCCGGCGGGGTTGATCGTCCTCGACCCGCTGCACCCGGCGCTGGCCCGGCTGATGGCCCCGGCCTTGAGCCGCGAGCTGGAGCGCCCGCTGGACGGCCCGGCGTGCATCGAGGCGGCGGCGGCGCGGCTGGAGCAGGCGGGCTTCACGCCCCAGCTGCGGCGTCCGGCGGGGGCGACCAACCTTTTTCTGGAGGAGGAAGACGGACAGCGGCGACTGCTGAGGGTTCGCGGCGGGCACTTCGAGACCGACACGCGCGCCTACAGCGCAGAGGAGCTGCGCGGGGTGCTGGACGCCGACCCCTCGCGCCTGACCCCGGCGGCGGGGCTGCGCCCGGTCGTGCAGGATGCGCTGCTGCCCACGCTGGCTTTCGTGGTGGGGCCGGGCGAGATCGCCTACGGGGCGCAGCTCGCGGAGGTGTATGGGCTGCACGGGTTGCGCCAGCCGTTGCTGTGGCCGCGCCTGAGCGTGACCTGGCTGGAGCCGCCCGTCGCGCGGCTGCTCACGCGCATGGGCGCCACCGCCGCGCAGGTGCAGGCCGACCCGGAAGGCGTGCTGGGGCGCGCGCTGGCCCGCGAGCGGGGGGCGGCGGCGGCTTCGGCCGAGCGGCTCGCGGCCCTCGACGCCGAGTTGCGCGCCCTGACCGGGGAACTCTCGGCCCTCGATCCCACGCTGGCGGGCGCCGCCGAACGCACCCGCCGCCGCACGACCGCCCGCGTCGGGCACCTTCAGACGCTCGCTGTGCGCGCCCTGGCCCGCCAGGAGGACGACCGGACCCGTCAGCTCACGCGCCTGAGACGCCACCTGCTGCCGGGCGGCGTGCCGCAGGAACGCGAGATGAATTTCCTGACCTTCCTGCTCAAGCACGGGGACGCGCCCTTGCGGACGCTGCTGGCGCTGGCGCCGGGCACCCAGGCGGAGCTGGCGATCGCCTGA
- a CDS encoding penicillin-binding protein, whose product MPGMRRAPLLTLLLALGTPAADARVRLGDVLPAHPWTSGEREVIVVYSHDCGDLGELWSAVLAAGLPVRAVNAEDVPAPAPAGVNVWRGPEATAFARALRVGAYPTVLLVRGGRVLNAWEGTFGGDLGLAGTR is encoded by the coding sequence ATGCCGGGCATGAGACGTGCTCCCCTGCTCACGCTGCTGCTCGCCCTGGGAACCCCGGCCGCCGACGCGCGGGTGCGGCTGGGCGACGTCCTGCCGGCGCACCCCTGGACCTCCGGCGAGCGCGAGGTGATCGTGGTGTACTCGCACGACTGCGGCGACCTGGGCGAGCTGTGGAGCGCGGTGCTGGCCGCCGGATTGCCGGTACGCGCGGTGAACGCCGAGGACGTGCCTGCCCCGGCCCCGGCGGGCGTGAACGTCTGGCGCGGCCCTGAGGCCACTGCCTTTGCCCGCGCGCTGCGGGTCGGCGCCTACCCCACGGTGCTGCTGGTACGTGGAGGCCGGGTGCTCAACGCCTGGGAGGGGACGTTCGGGGGCGATCTGGGGCTGGCCGGAACGCGCTGA
- a CDS encoding WecB/TagA/CpsF family glycosyltransferase, whose protein sequence is MSRPDLTPPPPSGKRLSLLNLPLDVVTLEQTLDRLGDWMFRAPRAPHTVVTLNPEIIVQARTHPEFVDAVQEADLVTADGVGIVWAARQLHRQEVPRAPGYDIVRGLMERHGPELRVFFLGAKPGVAEQAAQNAVRDFGVQVAGVHHGYFDPAEDQRVADLVGASRAHLVLTAMGAGRQEVFNQYWRQVLAAPVLIGCGGVIDVLAGTADLAPAWTRKLGVEFIWRVGLDRKRWNRAPRLVQFVRLVQVERRRLARQG, encoded by the coding sequence ATGAGCCGACCCGACCTCACTCCGCCGCCCCCCAGCGGCAAGCGCCTGAGCCTGCTTAACCTGCCGCTGGATGTGGTGACGCTGGAACAGACCCTCGACCGCCTGGGCGACTGGATGTTCCGCGCCCCCCGCGCGCCGCACACGGTCGTGACCCTCAACCCCGAGATCATCGTGCAGGCGCGCACGCATCCCGAGTTCGTGGACGCGGTGCAGGAAGCCGATCTGGTGACCGCCGACGGGGTGGGCATCGTCTGGGCGGCGCGGCAACTGCACCGCCAGGAGGTCCCGCGCGCGCCCGGCTACGACATCGTGCGGGGGCTGATGGAGCGCCACGGCCCCGAGCTGCGGGTCTTTTTCCTGGGGGCCAAGCCCGGCGTGGCCGAACAGGCCGCCCAGAACGCCGTGCGCGACTTCGGGGTTCAGGTCGCGGGCGTCCACCACGGCTATTTCGACCCGGCAGAAGACCAGCGGGTCGCGGACCTCGTCGGCGCGTCGCGGGCGCACCTCGTCCTGACGGCGATGGGCGCCGGGCGGCAGGAAGTTTTTAACCAGTATTGGCGCCAGGTGCTCGCCGCGCCCGTGCTGATCGGCTGCGGCGGCGTGATCGACGTCCTGGCCGGGACCGCCGATCTGGCCCCGGCCTGGACCCGCAAGCTCGGGGTGGAGTTCATCTGGCGGGTGGGCCTGGACCGCAAGCGCTGGAACCGGGCGCCCCGCCTCGTGCAGTTCGTGCGGCTGGTGCAGGTGGAAAGGCGGCGGCTGGCCCGACAGGGCTGA
- a CDS encoding Crp/Fnr family transcriptional regulator has product MMSGPFGALPQETQAQVVAAARGGRWARGGLLFHPEDAAETLFVLTRGSVRLYRLGAGAREVTLDVHGPGDLLGTAALLTGASYGMYAEAMDDTEALLLGRETLTRLTGTHPAVGVALTEQVTRQTRGVQERLSGLVFMEVSQRLALALLTLAEREGPWPDGAALALKERVSHQDLAHVVGSTRETITKLLGDFRTRGLLDLGYRRIILTDRAGLLTASREPLR; this is encoded by the coding sequence ATGATGTCCGGGCCGTTTGGGGCGCTGCCGCAGGAGACGCAAGCACAGGTGGTGGCTGCCGCCCGGGGGGGGCGCTGGGCGCGGGGGGGCCTGCTGTTTCACCCGGAGGACGCGGCGGAGACGCTGTTCGTGCTGACGCGCGGCAGCGTGCGGCTCTACCGCCTGGGGGCCGGGGCGCGCGAGGTGACGCTGGACGTGCATGGCCCCGGGGACCTGCTGGGCACGGCGGCCCTGCTGACCGGCGCGAGCTACGGCATGTACGCCGAGGCGATGGACGACACCGAGGCGCTGCTGCTGGGGCGCGAGACCTTGACCCGGCTGACCGGCACCCATCCGGCGGTAGGCGTGGCGCTCACCGAGCAGGTCACCCGGCAGACGCGCGGGGTGCAAGAACGGCTCTCGGGGCTGGTGTTCATGGAGGTCTCGCAGCGGCTGGCGCTGGCGCTGCTGACCCTGGCCGAGCGCGAGGGACCCTGGCCCGACGGGGCGGCGCTGGCGCTCAAGGAGCGGGTGTCGCATCAGGACCTCGCGCACGTGGTCGGCAGCACGCGCGAGACGATCACCAAACTGCTGGGCGACTTCCGCACGCGCGGCCTGCTCGATCTGGGCTACCGCCGGATCATCCTGACCGACCGCGCCGGGCTGCTCACGGCGTCGCGTGAGCCGCTGCGTTAG
- a CDS encoding U32 family peptidase encodes MPSAAQPSILPARPRVKPEVMSPVGGPRQLRAAVEAGADAVFFGVEGFHARAKVGFSNEELPEIMRGLHERGVQGFVTFNILVFDRELREAERQLMHLAQSGVDAIIVQDHGVARLAREICPDLPIHGSTQMSITSAEGAELARRFGASRVVLGRELSLRDIGRIAAATDIELETFVHGALCVSYSGQCFSSEAWGGRSANRGQCAQACRLPYDLLVDGQRRELGDARYLLSPGDLYALHQVPELVNLGVNCLKIEGRYKDAEFVALTTAAYRKAVDEAWAGLPLSVSAQEERDLEQAYSRGLAPHFLSGTNHQTVVRGRAPRHRGVRVGTVRGTTERGVLVELAEEVKPGDGLVFDPANWRTPEGREEGGFLYGLWQGGRQVETVRPGELAELRFGRGAVDPARVRPGDPVWRTHDPALGARVRPLVEASDPVHTRPVTAHFRGHVGEVPALTLTDEQGRSVTATLPDPLAPARNRALDEAGLREQLGKLGGTGHHLAALTVDLGGPGFLPVSALNALRRDAAERLTARRGQAPERRVAPRLDDVLREGTTPQPAAHDPQPRLHVLVRTPEQLDAALAQRPDSITLDYLELYGLKPSVERVRAAGIEVRVASPRILKPTEQNLQKFLLSLGAGLLVRSGGLLEGLQGAPDLPALTGDFSLNAANVLTTRALLDLGLGRVTPTHDLNARQITELASLVGPERLEVIAYGHLPVFHTEHCVFCRFLSQGTDYTNCGHPCESHRVALRDERGRAHPVMADVGCRNTVFEGRPQVAGAHLEGWLAAGLRDFRLEFVHETPGQVAEVIRLHRAALAGEVGAAELEGHLAALAEQGTTQGSLFVPQEFERLPALPVL; translated from the coding sequence ATGCCCAGTGCCGCCCAGCCCAGCATCCTGCCTGCCCGTCCGCGCGTGAAACCCGAAGTGATGAGTCCGGTCGGCGGCCCCCGCCAGCTTCGCGCGGCGGTGGAGGCCGGGGCGGACGCGGTGTTCTTCGGCGTGGAGGGCTTTCACGCCCGCGCCAAGGTCGGCTTTTCCAACGAGGAGCTGCCCGAGATCATGCGCGGGCTGCACGAGCGCGGCGTGCAGGGCTTCGTGACCTTCAACATCCTGGTGTTCGACCGCGAGCTGCGCGAGGCCGAGCGGCAACTGATGCACCTGGCCCAGAGCGGCGTGGACGCGATCATCGTGCAGGACCACGGGGTCGCGCGGCTGGCCCGCGAGATCTGCCCCGACCTCCCGATCCACGGCTCGACCCAGATGAGCATCACGTCCGCCGAGGGCGCCGAACTCGCCCGGCGCTTCGGGGCCAGCCGGGTGGTGCTGGGCCGCGAACTCTCGCTGCGCGACATCGGGCGCATCGCCGCCGCGACCGACATCGAGCTGGAGACCTTCGTGCACGGGGCGCTGTGCGTGAGCTACTCCGGCCAGTGCTTTTCCTCGGAAGCCTGGGGAGGCCGCAGCGCCAACCGGGGCCAGTGCGCCCAGGCCTGCCGCCTGCCCTACGACCTGCTGGTGGACGGGCAGAGGCGTGAGCTGGGCGACGCCCGCTACCTGCTCTCGCCCGGCGACCTCTACGCGCTGCATCAGGTGCCCGAACTGGTGAACCTCGGCGTGAACTGCCTGAAGATCGAGGGCCGTTACAAGGACGCCGAGTTCGTGGCCCTGACCACCGCCGCCTACCGCAAGGCCGTGGACGAGGCCTGGGCGGGCCTGCCCCTCAGCGTGTCGGCGCAGGAGGAGCGCGATCTGGAGCAGGCCTACTCGCGCGGGCTGGCCCCGCACTTCCTGAGCGGCACCAACCACCAGACGGTCGTGCGCGGGCGGGCGCCCAGGCACCGGGGCGTGCGGGTGGGCACCGTGCGCGGGACCACCGAACGCGGGGTCCTGGTCGAGCTGGCCGAGGAGGTCAAGCCCGGCGACGGTCTGGTCTTCGACCCCGCCAACTGGCGCACCCCCGAGGGCCGCGAGGAGGGCGGCTTCCTCTACGGCCTGTGGCAGGGCGGCCGCCAGGTCGAAACCGTGCGCCCCGGCGAGCTGGCCGAACTGCGCTTCGGGCGCGGCGCGGTGGATCCGGCGCGCGTGCGGCCCGGCGACCCGGTCTGGCGCACCCACGACCCCGCGCTGGGCGCCCGCGTTCGCCCGCTGGTCGAGGCGAGTGACCCCGTACACACCCGCCCCGTCACCGCCCACTTCCGGGGCCACGTCGGTGAGGTCCCGGCGCTCACCCTGACCGACGAGCAGGGGAGGAGCGTCACCGCGACCCTGCCTGATCCCCTCGCGCCCGCCCGCAACCGCGCGCTGGACGAGGCGGGCTTGCGCGAGCAACTCGGCAAGCTGGGCGGCACCGGCCACCACCTCGCGGCCCTGACGGTGGACCTGGGCGGCCCCGGCTTCCTGCCCGTCTCGGCGCTCAACGCCCTGCGCCGCGACGCCGCCGAACGGCTCACGGCCCGGCGCGGTCAGGCCCCCGAGCGCCGCGTCGCCCCGCGCCTGGACGACGTGCTGCGCGAGGGAACCACGCCCCAGCCCGCCGCCCACGACCCCCAGCCCCGCCTCCACGTCCTCGTCCGCACGCCCGAGCAGCTGGACGCCGCGCTCGCCCAGCGGCCCGATTCCATCACGCTCGACTACCTGGAGCTGTACGGCCTGAAGCCCAGCGTGGAGCGGGTGCGGGCGGCGGGAATCGAGGTGCGGGTGGCGAGTCCGCGCATCCTCAAGCCCACCGAGCAGAACCTCCAGAAGTTCCTGCTGTCGCTGGGCGCCGGGCTGCTGGTGCGTTCTGGCGGCCTGCTGGAAGGGTTGCAGGGCGCGCCCGACCTCCCCGCCCTGACCGGCGACTTCAGCCTCAACGCCGCCAACGTGCTCACCACCCGCGCGCTGCTGGACCTCGGGCTGGGCCGCGTCACGCCCACGCACGACCTCAACGCCCGCCAGATCACGGAACTCGCCTCGCTGGTCGGGCCGGAGCGGCTGGAGGTGATCGCCTACGGGCACCTGCCGGTCTTCCACACCGAGCACTGCGTCTTTTGCCGGTTCCTGTCTCAGGGCACCGACTACACCAACTGCGGCCACCCCTGCGAGTCGCACCGGGTCGCCCTGCGCGACGAGCGGGGGCGGGCGCACCCGGTGATGGCCGATGTGGGCTGCCGCAACACCGTCTTCGAGGGCCGTCCCCAGGTCGCGGGCGCGCACCTGGAGGGCTGGTTGGCAGCTGGACTGCGCGACTTCCGCCTGGAGTTCGTCCACGAGACGCCCGGACAGGTGGCCGAGGTGATCCGGCTGCACCGCGCGGCGCTGGCGGGTGAAGTGGGCGCGGCCGAGCTGGAAGGGCACCTGGCGGCCCTCGCGGAGCAGGGAACCACCCAGGGCAGCCTCTTCGTGCCCCAGGAGTTCGAGCGCCTGCCCGCCCTGCCGGTGCTCTGA